In Pseudomonas sp. Q1-7, the genomic window GGGCTTCTCCAGGGCATGGGCGTCGACACCGCCGGTGAGCACCTTGCCGGAGCTCGGGATCACGGTGTTGTAGGCACGGGCCAGACGGGTGATGGAGTCCAGCAGGATGACCACGTCCTTCTTGTGCTCGACCAGGCGCTTGGCCTTCTCGATCACCATCTCGGCGACCTGCACGTGGCGGGTCGGCGGCTCGTCGAAGGTGGAGGCGACCACTTCGCCGCGCACGGTGCGCTGCATCTCGGTCACTTCTTCCGGGCGCTCGTCGATCAGCAGGACGATCAGGTGGCACTCGGGGTTGTTGCGGGTGATGTTGGCCGCGATGTTCTGCAGCATGATGGTCTTGCCCGCTTTCGGCGGGGCGACGATCAGGCCGCGCTGGCCCTTGCCGATCGGCGCGCAGAGATCGATCACGCGGCCGGTGAGGTCTTCGGTGGAACCGTTGCCGGCCTCCATCTTCAGACGCTCATTGGGGAACAGCGGCGTGAGGTTCTCGAACAGAATCTTGTTCTTGGCGTTCTCGGGACGGTCGAAGTTGATGGAGTCGACCTTGAGCAACGCGAAATAACGCTCGCCTTCCTTCGGAGGACGAATCTTGCCGACTATGGTGTCGCCGGTACGCAGGTTGAAGCGGCGGATCTGGCTCGGGGAAACGTAGATGTCGTCCGGGCCGGCCAGGTAGGACGAGTCGGCGGAGCGCAGGAAGCCGAAGCCGTCCTGGAGAATCTCCAGCACACCGTCACCGGAAATCTCCTCGCCGCTTTTCGCGTGCTTCTTAAGCAGGGCGAAGATGATGTCCTGCTTGCGCGAACGGGCCATGTTCTCGAGGCCCATGGCTTCGGACATTTCCAGAAGTTCGCCAATCGGCTTTTGCTTGAGTTCGGTCAGATTCATAGGAATGACGTTGGTAGAAATGAAGAAGGGAAGCGTTGAGCTTTTTGGGCCGCGCCGCAGAGAAGGCGACAGGATCGCTGTGCTTATTCGAATTAGGAGTGCGTCGGCGACGGCGTGGAGGGCTGCAAGAACGAGCAGCGGTCCGAATGTAACACCGGCACAACGGGGAGTCCAGTCCCGGCAAATGAAAAAGCCCCGCGATTTGCGGGGCTTCTTCAGACGCTTCTAATGCCGGTCCGGCGGCACTGGAGGCCGCGCGGAATCGACGATCAGATGTTGGCGTCGAGGAAAGCGGCCAGCTGGGACTTCGACAGGGCACCGACCTTGGTGGCCTCGACGTTGCCGTTCTTGAACAGCATCAGGGTCGGGATGCCACGCACGCCATACTTCGGCGGGGTGTCCTGGTTTTCATCGATGTTCAGCTTGCAGACTTTCAGTTTGCCCTGGTAGTCCTTGGCGATTTCGTCGAGGACCGGAGCAATCATCTTGCACGGACCGCACCACTCGGCCCAATAGTCGACCAACACCGCGCCGTCGGCCTTGAGCACGTCCTGCTCGAAGCTGGCATCGGTGACGTTGGTGATGAATTCGCTCATGGAAGTATCTCCGTGGTTCGGAAGCAAAAAAGTGGAGCCATCATAGCCCGGCTTTTCCGGGACCGAAAGCCAAGGGCGATTGAGCTTCGCTATAGGATGACGGGGCAAAACTGATGGATGGACGCCGCGACGTCAATCCACAAGCCGCTCCGCGAGCCGGCGAGGCGGACCACCGGCCGGACGACGCGCGCCTGTCATATCCCGCCTATAGTGTGCACAGCCAGCCTTTCGCCAGAAAACCGCCCCCGGCGCCACGATTCAGGGCCCGAGCCAGCCTGGTACGAACGTACCGCAATTCGCATTGGCTCGACCGGACAACCGTGGCAGGATTGCGCGGTTCAGCTTCGAGACTCGAAACCATGCCGCAAAAGCCCGCCGAAATCCCGTCCCTTATCGCCGCAATCGACCTGGGCTCGAACAGTTTCCACATGGTGGTGGCGAAGGCCGACCATGGCGAGATCCGCATCCTGGAACGGCTCGGTGACAAGGTGCAGCTGGCGGCGGGCCTGGATGAGGCACGCAACCTCAGCGAAGAATCCATGCAGCGCGGCCTCGACTGCCTGCGTCGCTTCGCCCAGATGATCGCCGGGCTGCCCGAAGGCGCGGTGCGCATCGTCGGCACCAATGCCCTGCGCGAGGCCCACAACCGCGCCGAGTTCATCCGCCGCGCCGAGGAGATCCTCGGGCATCCGGTGGAGGTCATCTCTGGCCGCGAAGAGGCGCGCCTGATCTACCTGGGCGTCTCCCATACCCTGCCTGACACCCCTGGCCGCCGCCTGGTGGCGGACATCGGCGGCGGCAGTACCGAATTCATCATCGGCCAGCGTTTCGAATCGCAATTGCGGGAAAGCCTGCAAATGGGCTGCGTCAGCTACACCCAGCGCTATTTCCGCGACGGCAAGATCACCCCGGCGCGCTATGCCCAGGCCTACACCGCTGCACGCCTGGAGCTGATGGGCATCGAGTACAGCCTGCGCCGACTCGGCTGGCAGGAAGCGGTGGGCGCCTCCGGCACCCTGCGCGCGGTGGGCCTGGCGATCCAGGCCGCCGGCCTGGGCAACGGCGAGATCAACCCGGAGGGCCTGGCCTGGCTCAAACGCAAGCTGTTCAAGCTGGGGGACGTCGAGAAGCTCGACCTGGATGGCATCAAGCCGGACCGCCGCCCCATCTTCCCGGCCGGCCTGGCGATCGCCGAAGCGATTTTCGAGGCTCTCGAACTCAAGCGCATGACCCACTCCGAAGGCGCCCTGCGCGAAGGCGTGCTCTATGACCTGCTGGGTCGCCATCACCACGAAGACGTGCGCGAACGTACGCTGGGCGCGCTGATGGAGCGTTGCCACGTGGATCTGGAACAGGCCGCGCGAGTCGAGGCCAAGGCCTTGTCGGCCCTGGAGCAAGTGGCCGACAGCTGGGGCCTGGACGACGACTGGCACCGTGACCTGCTGCTCTGGGCCGCGCGCGTCCACGAAATCGGCATGGACATCGCCCACTATCACTACCACAAGCACGGCGCCTACCTGATCGAACACTCCGACCTGGCCGGCTTTTCCCGCCAGGACCAGTTGATGCTCGCCCTGCTGGTGCGCGGCCACCGCCGCAACATCCCCAAGGACCGCTTCGCCGAGTTCGGTGAGGAAGGAGTGAAGCTGCTGCGCCTCTGCGTCCTGCTGCGCTTCGCCATTCTCTTCCACCATATCCGGGGCACCTCGGCGATGCCCAAGGTGCGGCTCAAGGCTTCCAACAACAGCCTGGAAGTGGAATTCCCGAAAGGCTGGCTCGAGGAAAACCCGCTGACCCAGGCGGACTTCGAGCAGGAAGCGGGCTGGCTGAAACGCATCGACTTCGAGCTGAAAGTGGGCTGAAGCTCCTGGGAAAGAAAACGGGGCCCGCAGGCCCCGTTTTTCATGGCTGCGCCATTCAGCGCACGATTGCAGGCAGGTTGGTCAGCTTGTCCAGCAGCGTGGCCTGGGCATTGCGCGAGTTCTGGTTGCCGCTCGGGCTGTTGCGCAGGTAGCGGCCGTCCGGCTGCAGCACCCAGCTCTGGGTGTTGTCGCTGATATAGGCCTCCAGCTCCTTCTTCACGCGGGTCAGCAACTTCTTGCCCTCCACCGGGAAGCAGGTTTCGACGCGCATATCGAGGTTGCGCTCCATCCAGTCGGCACTGGAAAGGTACATCTTCTCGTCGCCGCCATTGAGGAAGTAGTAGATGCGGCTGTGCTCCAGGAAGCGGCCGATGATCGAGCGCACCTGAATGTTGTGCGACACGCCGGGAATGCCCGGGCGCAAGCAGCACATGCCGCGCACCACCAGGTCGATGCGTACGCCGCTCTGACTGGCCTTGTACAGCGCGCGGATGACCTTGGGATCGGTCAGCGCGTTGACCTTGACCATGATGTGCGCCGGCTTGCCGTCACTGGCGTGCTGGGCCTCGCGGGCGATCATGTCGAGCAGGGTCTTCTTCAGGGTGAAGGGCGCATGCAGCAGCTTCTTCATGCGCAGGGTCTTGCCCATGCCGATCAGCTGGTTGAACAGCTTGTGCAGGTCCTCGCAGAGCGCGTCGTCAGCGGTGAGCATGCTGTAGTCGGTGTACAGGCGCGCG contains:
- the trxA gene encoding thioredoxin TrxA; protein product: MSEFITNVTDASFEQDVLKADGAVLVDYWAEWCGPCKMIAPVLDEIAKDYQGKLKVCKLNIDENQDTPPKYGVRGIPTLMLFKNGNVEATKVGALSKSQLAAFLDANI
- the rho gene encoding transcription termination factor Rho; translation: MNLTELKQKPIGELLEMSEAMGLENMARSRKQDIIFALLKKHAKSGEEISGDGVLEILQDGFGFLRSADSSYLAGPDDIYVSPSQIRRFNLRTGDTIVGKIRPPKEGERYFALLKVDSINFDRPENAKNKILFENLTPLFPNERLKMEAGNGSTEDLTGRVIDLCAPIGKGQRGLIVAPPKAGKTIMLQNIAANITRNNPECHLIVLLIDERPEEVTEMQRTVRGEVVASTFDEPPTRHVQVAEMVIEKAKRLVEHKKDVVILLDSITRLARAYNTVIPSSGKVLTGGVDAHALEKPKRFFGAARNIEEGGSLTILATALIETGSKMDEVIYEEFKGTGNMELPLDRRIAEKRVFPAININKSGTRREELLTADDELQRMWILRKLLHPMDEIAAIEFLLDKLKDTKTNDEFFMSMKRK
- the ppx gene encoding exopolyphosphatase, with the protein product MPQKPAEIPSLIAAIDLGSNSFHMVVAKADHGEIRILERLGDKVQLAAGLDEARNLSEESMQRGLDCLRRFAQMIAGLPEGAVRIVGTNALREAHNRAEFIRRAEEILGHPVEVISGREEARLIYLGVSHTLPDTPGRRLVADIGGGSTEFIIGQRFESQLRESLQMGCVSYTQRYFRDGKITPARYAQAYTAARLELMGIEYSLRRLGWQEAVGASGTLRAVGLAIQAAGLGNGEINPEGLAWLKRKLFKLGDVEKLDLDGIKPDRRPIFPAGLAIAEAIFEALELKRMTHSEGALREGVLYDLLGRHHHEDVRERTLGALMERCHVDLEQAARVEAKALSALEQVADSWGLDDDWHRDLLLWAARVHEIGMDIAHYHYHKHGAYLIEHSDLAGFSRQDQLMLALLVRGHRRNIPKDRFAEFGEEGVKLLRLCVLLRFAILFHHIRGTSAMPKVRLKASNNSLEVEFPKGWLEENPLTQADFEQEAGWLKRIDFELKVG